The following proteins are co-located in the Solanum pennellii chromosome 8, SPENNV200 genome:
- the LOC107028400 gene encoding ferruginol synthase-like, whose product MASAPLNDLWIAALTVSIVFLTILWYKLNKEESNLPPGPRGLPIVGFLPFLRANLHHQLTELSQQYGPINKFWLGGKLCVVLNSPSLAKEVVRDQDSIFANRDPPIAGLVATYGGLDIGFSPYGSYWRDMRKLFVREMLSNRNLEACYSLRRQEVRKTIRNVHTKIGSLTDIGELAFVTEMNVIMSMIFGSNFVEEMEKHGTEFRELVIKYLQILGRPNISDFFPMLARFDLQGIQKDAEALLKSVESILDPAINEHLKMLSDRREGEIQGNEKKDFIQILLELMEQKDIGISLDLVKIKAILVDIVIGGTDSTITTIEWVMTELLNNPETMSEVQQELKHVVGMNNIVEESHLPELHYLDAVIKETLRLHPALPLLVPKRPSQSAIVGGYTIPQGTKVFLNVYAIHRDPHVWESPLEFQPERFLNRSTNLDYAGNNMKYLPFGSGRRICAGLPLAEKMVMCMLASLLHSFDWKLPEGENVDLSEGFGLVIKKNERLFAIPTPRLPNLDLYQ is encoded by the exons TCGTGGCCTTCCGATTGTGGGATTCTTACCATTCCTCCGCGCCAATTTGCATCACCAGCTCACAGAGTTGTCTCAACAGTATGGTCCAATAAACAAGTTTTGGCTAGGAGGAAAACTATGTGTTGTGTTGAATTCACCATCCTTAGCCAAAGAAGTTGTTCGCGATCAAGACTCCATTTTTGCCAACCGTGACCCTCCAATTGCAGGATTAGTGGCCACATATGGTGGACTAGATATTGGATTTTCTCCCTATGGCTCCTACTGGCGTGATATGCGCAAATTGTTTGTAAGGGAGATGCTAAGCAACAGGAACCTTGAAGCCTGTTATAGCCTTCGGAGACAGGAGGTCAGAAAGACAATCAGAAATGTGCATACCAAGATTGGCAGCCTCACTGATATTGGTGAGTTAGCCTTTGTAACTGAAATGAATGTAATCATGAGTATGATCTTTGGCAGCAATTTTGTAGAGGAGATGGAGAAGCATGGAACTGAATTCAGGGAattagtgataaaatatcttcAAATACTGGGAAGGCCAAACATATCAGACTTCTTCCCTATGCTTGCGAGATTTGATTTACAAGGAATACAGAAAGACGCGGAGGCTCTTTTGAAGTCGGTTGAAAGTATATTGGACCCTGCCATAAACGAACACTTGAAGATGCTTTCAGACAGAAGAGAAGGTGAAATCCAGGGGAATGAGAAGAAAGACTTTATACAGATCCTGTTAGAGCTAATGGAGCAGAAAGACATTGGTATATCACTAGACTTGGTGAAAATAAAGGCTATCTTGGTG GACATTGTTATTGGTGGGACTGACTCTACAATCACAACGATCGAGTGGGTAATGACAGAGCTTCTGAATAATCCGGAGACAATGTCAGAGGTGCAGCAGGAATTGAAACATGTAGTAGGGATGAACAACATTGTTGAAGAATCCCACTTACCAGAGCTGCACTATCTTGATGCAGTTATAAAGGAGACGTTACGATTACACCCTGCATTACCATTGCTTGTCCCAAAGCGCCCAAGCCAATCTGCAATAGTAGGTGGATACACAATACCTCAAGGAACTAAAGTATTCTTAAATGTTTATGCAATTCATAGGGATCCTCATGTGTGGGAAAGTCCACTAGAATTCCAGCCTGAAAGGTTCTTGAATCGCTCGACAAATTTAGACTATGCTGGAAATAATATGAAGTACCTTCCATTTGGTTCAGGGAGAAGAATTTGTGCAGGACTTCCCTTAGCAGAGAAAATGGTCATGTGTATGTTAGCTTCATTGTTGCATTCCTTTGATTGGAAACTCCCTGAGGGCGAAAACGTTGATCTTTCAGAGGGATTTGGACTTGTCATCAAGAAAAATGAGAGGCTATTTGCTATCCCTACTCCCAGGTTACCTAATTTAGATCTATATCAGTAA
- the LOC107028398 gene encoding primary amine oxidase-like, whose product MEGRNLFFLMSIILLLIFTFLNLPSPLSHTTDQLLDCTTYSPWCSSRKPFFLRQPENSKNHYADFPNHPLDPLTIGEIQKVKKIVNSIAEFRIKGCVLHSVVLEEPEKEVVLNWRRGHRLPPRKAAVVARALGVVHVLSVDIETGRVTRRETGSYSGYPILTIEDMISATSAPFANSDFNRSIIQRGVDLADLACLPVAAGWYGKIEEKRRVIKVQCFTLKDTINFYMRPIEGLTVLLDLDTQQVIEISDGESIPIPKAANTDYRYSRIKKNKQKINLLKPISIEQPNGPSFTIENNHLVKWANWEFHLKPDPRAGVIISRVMFEDPDTGKMRNVMYKGFTSELFVPYMDPSDAWYFKTYMDAGEYGFGLQAMPLDPLNDCPRNAYYMDGVFVAADGTPYVRSNMICVFERYAGDIGWRHAECPITGLPIREVRPKVTLVVRMAASVANYDYIVDWEFQNDGLIRPKVGLSGILMVKGSPYVNMNEVNQNEYLYGTLLSENIIGVIHDHYVTFHLDMDIDGPSNNSFVKVNLQKEMTSSGESPRRSYLKAVRNVAKTEKDAQIKLKLYDPSEFHVINSNKKSRVGNPVGYKVVPGGTAASLLDHNDPPQKRAAFTNNQIWVTPYNESEQWAAGLFVYQSQGDDTLAVWSDRDRAIENKDIVLWYTLGFHHIPCQEDFPIMPTVSSSFEIKPVNFFESNPILNIPPNSPKDLPICKAAASA is encoded by the exons ATGGAAGGAAGAAATCTCTTCTTCCTCATGAGTATAATTTTGCTCTTAATTTTCACTTTCTTAAACTTACCATCTCCGCTTTCTCACACAACGGATCAGCTATTGGACTGCACCACTTACTCTCCGTGGTGCAGTTCGAGAAAGCCCTTTTTCCTCCGGCAACCGGAAAATTCCAAAAATCACTACGCCGATTTCCCCAATCATCCTTTAGACCCACTGACAATCGGCGAAAttcaaaaagtgaagaaaatcgTTAATTCAATTGCGGAATTTAGGATTAAAGGTTGCGTTCTTCACTCTGTTGTACTTGAAGAGCCGGAGAAGGAGGTAGTGTTGAACTGGCGGAGAGGTCACCGTCTTCCGCCGCGGAAGGCGGCCGTCGTTGCGCGTGCGCTCGGCGTCGTGCACGTGCTTTCAGTGGATATTGAAACGGGCCGTGTGACCCGACGTGAAACGGGTAGTTATTCGGGTTACCCAATCCTGACTATCGAGGATATGATCTCCGCCACTTCTGCCCCGTTTGCCAACTCTGATTTTAACCGTTCGATTATCCAGCGTGGCGTTGATTTGGCTGACCTGGCATGTCTACCCGTCGCCGCTGGTTGGTATG GAAAAATCGAGGAGAAACGAAGAGTGATTAAAGTACAGTGTTTTACATTGAAGGACACTATCAATTTCTATATGAGACCGATTGAAGGATTAACCGTACTTCTTGATTTAGACACTCAACAAGTTATCGAAATTTCCGATGGAGAGAGTATACCGATACCAAAGGCCGCCAACACAGACTATCGCTACTCCcgtattaaaaaaaacaaacaaaaaataaacttacTCAAACCAATATCAATCGAACAACCAAATGGTCCAAGTTTCACTATAGAAAACAATCATCTAGTTAAATGGGCAAATTGGGAATTTCACCTGAAGCCGGATCCGAGAGCCGGGGTGATTATATCCCGGGTCATGTTTGAGGATCCGGATACGGGGAAGATGAGGAATGTTATGTATAAAGGGTTTACGTCGGAGTTGTTTGTACCTTACATGGATCCATCAGATGCATGGTATTTTAAGACGTATATGGATGCAGGTGAATACGGGTTCGGGTTACAAGCGATGCCACTTGACCCGTTAAATGATTGTCCTCGTAATGCGTATTATATGGATGGTGTATTTGTGGCAGCTGATGGAACACCATATGTGCGATCCAATATGATTTGTGTGTTTGAAAGATATGCTGGTGATATTGGATGGCGACATGCTGAATGTCCAATTACTGGTTTACCG ATACGAGAAGTAAGGCCAAAGGTGACGTTAGTGGTGAGAATGGCAGCGTCAGTAgcaaattatgattatattgtcGATTGGGAGTTTCAGAACGATGGACTTATTCGACCTAAG GTTGGACTAAGTGGAATATTGATGGTGAAAGGCTCTCCATATGTGAACATGAATGAAGTAAACCAAAATGAGTATCTTTATGGCACTCTCTTATCTGAAAACATAATAGGAGTCATCCATGATCACTATGTAACTTTCCATCTCGACATGGACATCGATGGTCCATCGAACAATTCCTTCGTGAAGGTGAATCTCCAGAAGGAGATGACTTCTTCTGGAGAATCACCGCGAAGAAGCTACTTAAAAGCTGTTAGAAATGTGGCTAAGACTGAAAAAGATGCACAAATTAAGCTCAAACTATATGATCCTTCAGAATTCCATGTAATTAATTCTAATAAGAAGTCTAGAGTTGGGAACCCTGTTGGTTACAAAGTTGTTCCTGGTGGAACTGCAGCTAGTTTACTTGACCATAATGATCCTCCTCAGAAAAGAGCTGCTTTTACTAATAACCAAATTTGGGTCACACCTTATAATGAATCTGAGCAATGGGCTGCTGGCTTGTTTGTTTATCAAAGTCAAGGTGATGATACTCTTGCTGTTTGGTCTGACAG agaCAGGGCAATTGAGAATAAAGACATAGTGTTGTGGTATACATTAGGGTTCCATCATATTCCATGCCAAGAGGATTTCCCTATAATGCCAACAGTATCATCAAGCTTTGAGATAAAACCAGTTAATTTCTTTGAGAGTAACCCAATTCTCAATATTCCACCTAATTCTCCAAAGGACCTCCCAATTTGCAAAGCTGCAGCTTCTGCTTGA